The genomic region TGAGAGGCAGGCATGTGTACGTCTAACTAAAAAGCAAGGTCAAGTATAGACGTTGCCAAAGAGAAGGATAAGCCTGGTGCTCTGAGAGCATAGATTAGGGAGGAAGGGTTACTGTAACTCCAGCAGCCTGGGGCAAGAAAGCTCGACTGTGTTTCCTAGGCATGGGTCCCCCAAATGCatacattagaaaaataatgacagTTGTCATTCTTTGTTCCCACTCAATACGTTGTGCTAGAACACCAGGGCCCTTGGCAGGGTGCAGGACCTGGGGTGCAAGACCTCAGGCACTCTGCATTCCAATGGGGCGGGAAGATAAGACATGCACAAGTGTAACTATGACACATGGTAGAGAGTGACAAATACTATTTCAGAGGGGACAAGCGGAGTGCCACAGCACACCAGAGAGTGCTCTTCTGATTTTCAGATAGGGAAGGTCTTCCTGAGGAGTTTCAGCTGGGGCTTGTAGGTAGTGGAGTAGGAGGACAGGTGTTCCAGGCCCTGGGGACCACATGACGGGGACCCAGAGGAGACTGGGGGAAGGGTGTCTGGAAGGATGGGAGAAGGGTGTGGTTTTTTTGTGGTTGGATCCTGAGCTGCATGGGGGGGATGGCAGAAGGTGGAATAACAATGGAAAAGTTCATTGGCCCCAGATTGCAGGGGCCCTGAAAGACTTGCTGAGGTGTTTGGGCTTTATTTGCATAGTGTGAGGATCCACGAAGGGTTCCGAAGCACCCTGGTGTCCATTCAGAGGACACTTTGTGGGGAAAGAGGTGAGGAGTGGAAGATGCTGAGGAAGTGAGATCATTTGGGGATGGAACCACGGGCATTCAATGAACATGGACAGAAACAGCTCTGGGGGacatggggaaggcagaggcaacAGGACTTGGCTGtgggagtggagggaagggaaatgTAGGACTCAGAGATGATGCGGGTTTGGAGTGTCGGTGGCTGGGGGAAGCTGGTGCCATCAGCCAAGCAGATGGAGAACATCTGAGGTGGAAACTGATGAATCTGAAGTATCAGCTCGATATCCATCCAGAGAGGATGAGATGTAGGAATCTTCACCCTGGTTGCCTTGGCCGAGGAGGATGTTTAGTTTTCTGGACCTTCAGAGCTGGACTATTGGTACCTAGAGGGTCATGATGGTATCTCCTTATCTTTATGTCCTGCAGACAAATGCTTCATGCAGAAGATGGCACTTACTGCATTCAGTCTTTCCACAAAAGATTATTTATGGGCTGAATATCCAGGTGCTAGTTCATGTGGCATACACTAGAGCTATGACATGGAATGTATCTCCTGTCTAGTTGGGTCTTCAGGATCCAGATTACATTCTGACTTGCTTATTTGAGGATATGCTTATCTTGGCCCAGTGAAACAGTCTCACCCAGCAGTCACAGAGGAGTGCAGAGCCAACCCCTCCAAAGTCAGCTGGCACAACCCTCCAGGTGAGCAGGGGACAGACCATCTACCATCAGTCTGCATCTATACAATTAGCACACACACGGAGCCTCAGACCCTCAAAAAGCCTTGGAGGGATTCCTTTCTGGGAATCCTTCCAAGTTTCAGAGCCTTCTGGACTAAGCAATGTCtgaaggaatgaattaatgaaggaatgaatgatgaACTCAGAATCCAAGAAATGTTTTTCTGGATGGAAATATACAGTTTCCAGTTTCTGCCACTATCTGCAGAAGACGAGACATGAAGGACCTACTTGTGGAAGGTGGCCATGGCATTCGCCAGCATGccctcctgccctgcttctccctggtcCCACTCCAGCAGCTCTGTCTACCTCCATTGGCACCACTGAACTCCCTTTCAATAGAAGGAGGCACCCTCGTAATTGAAGGAGCCTGCTGTGTGATGAGGAATGCTGGCTGCCTGCTGCCCGCAGATCCGGAAGTGCCGGAGCAGACTTTTGAGATGTCTGCGGAACTTGACCCCGACAAAAACGTAGAGCACTGGGTTGAAGCAGCAGTGGGAGAAGGCAAGGTTGCGGCAGATGAGCATGGCATAATCCATCTGTTGGCTGAACTCGCAGCTCTGGATGACCCCAAGTTTCAGCAGTGTCTCCAGAAACAGGAGCAGGTTGTAGGGAGCCCAGCTAAGGAAGTAGGCTGCCACGATGGTGAATATAAGCCTGACTGTCCGAGGGCGCCGTTTGGACCGAGAGCGGAACAGGGTCTTGAGAATCTCCACGTAGCAGAACAGGATAATCCCGATGGAGAGCAGGAAGAAGACATTATGCTGGTAGACCGAGGTTAGGAACCCCTTCCTTTCTGAGTACTGACACTGTGAAGAAAGCACTGTGTGGAAGATAGCATCAGGGATGGAGGACAGGATGCTGGTTGCCCACACAGCTATGGTCACCAGCACACGGCACTGGAGGGTGTGGACACGCAGGGATGAGAGGGGCCTCACCACCGACAGGTAGCGGTGGATAGTCATGATGGTCAGGAAGAAGATGCTGCTGTAGAGGCTGATGGAGAAGATCATGCTGAGGAGCTTGCAGAGGAAGTCCCCCAGCAGCCAGCCCCAGTGGTACGCCGTGATCCACACTGGCAACAAGCAGGAGAACGCCAGATCTGAGAGGCACAGGTTGAAGATGAAGACATTGGTGAGGGATTCCAGGCTCTCAT from Mustela erminea isolate mMusErm1 chromosome 1, mMusErm1.Pri, whole genome shotgun sequence harbors:
- the XCR1 gene encoding chemokine XC receptor 1; this translates as MEPSGTPESITPFEYDPQSLLCENKTFTFATISTTILYLLVFLLSLVGNSLVLWVLVKYESLESLTNVFIFNLCLSDLAFSCLLPVWITAYHWGWLLGDFLCKLLSMIFSISLYSSIFFLTIMTIHRYLSVVRPLSSLRVHTLQCRVLVTIAVWATSILSSIPDAIFHTVLSSQCQYSERKGFLTSVYQHNVFFLLSIGIILFCYVEILKTLFRSRSKRRPRTVRLIFTIVAAYFLSWAPYNLLLFLETLLKLGVIQSCEFSQQMDYAMLICRNLAFSHCCFNPVLYVFVGVKFRRHLKSLLRHFRICGQQAASIPHHTAGSFNYEGASFY